The Fimbriimonas ginsengisoli Gsoil 348 genome window below encodes:
- a CDS encoding PEP/pyruvate-binding domain-containing protein, with the protein MNEPFVIELSQIGLEDLAKVGDKNAFLGELFQKLRPLGVNAVDGFASTADAYRRFISGSLEMRIREILAGIQVEDRVSLAAAGKQARDAILETPLPPELIGQLEEGYDRLMERLGCTSAVAVRSSATMEGLAASSSSGQNESFLNVGKSELILAVHKCYASLFTDRAIEYRARNGFDHFNVALSVGVQPMIRSDDSSSGIIFTLDPESGFRDAVVLSSTYGVGGTVDPGKVTSDEWTVFKPTLREGKDPIVARHLGTKMTKLVFDPDDDGVKAATVPEYQRGRFSLIDHEVLTLARWACLIEDHYSAQTGEPHPMEVEWAKDGQTGALYILQARPGKIPAQAEMDISYLPETRTKLMLNVADPAKAFSMAALPNDGVGLARLEFIIANSIGIHPMALCWYPELKDGEALEEIRRRIGGQEPTEYFVRRLSEGIAQIAAPFYPKPVFVRTTDFKTNEYARLIGGREFEPEEENPTLGFRGASRYYDRRYAEGFRLECLALRRVRSSMGLTNVRVMIPFCRTTEEASRVVEVMAQHGLRQGENGLEIYGMCEVPSNAIDADGFLEIFDGYSIGSNDLAELTLGIDRGSGTVSHLFDERDFAVKSLITMAITAAYRAGKPIGACGGAPSDSPDFAAWLVRHRIDFISFNPDAILRSVEVVARAEAPIKTIETAGAVSPAAWFSGPQPTYPGKASTVGAREKSITR; encoded by the coding sequence ATGAACGAACCGTTCGTAATCGAACTATCCCAGATCGGCCTCGAAGATCTCGCTAAGGTCGGCGATAAGAACGCCTTCCTTGGGGAACTGTTCCAGAAGCTTCGCCCGCTGGGAGTGAACGCCGTGGACGGTTTCGCCAGTACGGCCGACGCCTACCGGCGGTTTATTTCCGGCTCCTTGGAGATGCGGATCAGGGAGATCCTCGCGGGCATTCAGGTGGAAGACCGCGTCAGCCTTGCCGCAGCCGGCAAGCAGGCGCGAGATGCCATTCTCGAAACGCCTTTACCGCCGGAGCTCATCGGCCAGCTCGAAGAGGGGTACGACCGGCTCATGGAGAGGCTGGGTTGCACTTCGGCGGTGGCGGTACGTTCTTCGGCCACGATGGAGGGCCTGGCAGCATCCTCATCTTCCGGCCAGAACGAGTCGTTCCTCAACGTCGGCAAGAGCGAGCTCATTCTGGCGGTGCACAAGTGCTACGCCTCTCTCTTCACCGACCGAGCGATCGAGTACCGGGCGCGAAACGGATTCGACCATTTCAACGTCGCCCTCTCGGTGGGGGTGCAGCCGATGATTCGCTCCGACGATTCGTCCTCTGGGATCATCTTCACCCTCGATCCTGAAAGTGGATTTCGCGACGCTGTGGTTCTGTCGTCGACCTATGGCGTGGGCGGGACGGTCGACCCAGGAAAGGTCACGTCGGACGAGTGGACCGTGTTCAAACCTACCCTGCGGGAAGGTAAAGATCCGATCGTCGCCCGGCACCTCGGAACAAAGATGACGAAGCTGGTCTTCGACCCGGACGATGACGGCGTGAAAGCAGCGACGGTGCCGGAATACCAGCGGGGGCGCTTCTCGCTGATCGACCACGAAGTTCTGACCCTGGCCCGCTGGGCCTGCCTCATCGAAGATCATTATTCGGCCCAAACGGGCGAGCCCCATCCCATGGAGGTCGAATGGGCCAAGGATGGCCAGACTGGAGCGCTTTACATATTGCAGGCGCGACCGGGGAAGATTCCCGCCCAAGCGGAAATGGACATCTCTTACCTCCCGGAAACGCGGACAAAGTTGATGTTGAACGTGGCAGATCCGGCCAAGGCGTTCTCTATGGCGGCGCTTCCGAATGACGGCGTCGGTCTTGCTCGCCTGGAATTCATCATCGCCAACTCGATCGGAATTCATCCGATGGCGCTCTGTTGGTATCCGGAGCTGAAAGATGGGGAGGCGCTGGAAGAGATTCGGCGGAGGATCGGTGGGCAGGAGCCTACGGAATACTTCGTCCGCCGTCTGAGCGAAGGGATAGCCCAGATTGCCGCCCCGTTCTACCCAAAGCCGGTCTTCGTCCGTACCACCGATTTCAAAACGAACGAGTATGCGCGCCTGATCGGCGGCCGCGAATTTGAGCCGGAGGAAGAGAACCCGACGCTCGGCTTCCGCGGCGCATCTCGCTACTACGACCGACGGTATGCGGAGGGGTTCCGCCTCGAATGCCTCGCCCTTCGCCGGGTGCGATCGAGTATGGGCCTTACGAATGTAAGGGTCATGATCCCGTTCTGCCGAACCACCGAGGAAGCGAGCCGGGTTGTGGAGGTCATGGCGCAGCACGGGCTACGCCAGGGAGAGAACGGGTTGGAGATCTACGGCATGTGCGAAGTTCCTTCCAACGCGATCGATGCCGACGGCTTCTTGGAGATCTTCGACGGTTACTCGATCGGCTCGAACGACTTAGCCGAGCTGACACTGGGCATCGATCGTGGCTCGGGCACCGTCTCGCACCTGTTCGACGAACGCGACTTTGCCGTGAAGAGCCTCATTACGATGGCGATTACCGCTGCCTATCGAGCCGGGAAGCCGATCGGGGCGTGCGGGGGAGCTCCCTCGGACAGTCCCGATTTCGCGGCGTGGCTAGTACGCCATCGCATCGATTTCATTTCGTTTAACCCCGACGCGATTCTCCGATCCGTCGAAGTCGTGGCGCGGGCCGAAGCCCCGATCAAGACCATCGAAACGGCCGGAGCGGTTTCGCCGGCGGCATGGTTCTCCGGCCCCCAACCTACTTACCCAGGAAAGGCGTCGACCGTAGGAGCTCGA